In Primulina eburnea isolate SZY01 chromosome 3, ASM2296580v1, whole genome shotgun sequence, one DNA window encodes the following:
- the LOC140828409 gene encoding probable galacturonosyltransferase-like 1, producing the protein MKKPTQPFFFRFFTITTCFFLATSLAKQNEITKIPQIFREAPKFYNAPYGCPSIVNSNMNFYDDNDSSNNNKELVCSMEATHVAMTLDSAYIRGSMAAILSILQHTSCPQNIFFHFVVSASASISSASYLRKTIKASFPYLNFQLYRFSDTAVAGLISTSIRSALDCPLNYARSYLADLLPPCVRRVVYLDSDLVLFDDIAKLAATPLGRDKVLAAPEYCNANFTSYFTPTFWSNPSLSLTLADRKACYFNTGVMVIDLRRWRAGDYTRKIEEWMELQKRMRIYELGSLPPFLLVFAGKIAPVDHRWNQHGLGGDNFRGLCRDLHPGPVSLLHWSGKGKPWARLDANRPCPLDALWAPYDLLKPPFSFDSLKLLTDHKNSKKKYYYL; encoded by the coding sequence ATGAAGAAGCCTACACAGCCATTCTTCTTTCGATTTTTTACAATCACCACTTGCTTCTTTCTTGCCACTTCTCTTGCAAAACAAAATGAAATAACCAAAATCCCACAAATATTTAGAGAAGCCCCCAAATTCTACAATGCCCCCTATGGCTGCCCCTCTATTGTTAATTCAAATATGAATTTTTACGACGATAATGACAGCAGCAACAACAACAAAGAGCTGGTGTGCTCGATGGAAGCTACCCATGTGGCGATGACATTGGATTCGGCCTACATTCGAGGCTCCATGGCTGCCATCTTATCCATCCTCCAACACACTTCTTGCCCTCAGAACATCTTCTTCCACTTCGTCGTCTCGGCCTCGGCCTCGATCTCCTCAGCCTCATATTTACGCAAGACGATTAAAGCGTCGTTCCCTTACCTAAACTTCCAACTCTACCGGTTCAGCGATACGGCAGTGGCGGGTCTGATTTCCACATCCATCCGTTCGGCCCTTGACTGTCCTCTTAACTACGCTCGAAGCTACCTAGCTGACCTCCTGCCTCCCTGCGTCCGCAGGGTCGTGTATTTGGACTCTGACTTAGTCCTTTTCGATGACATTGCGAAGCTCGCCGCCACCCCGCTAGGCAGAGACAAGGTCCTGGCGGCTCCGGAGTACTGCAACGCAAATTTCACATCCTATTTCACCCCAACGTTCTGGTCAAACCCTTCGCTTTCCTTAACATTAGCGGATCGAAAAGCGTGTTATTTCAACACCGGAGTGATGGTGATTGACCTGCGTCGGTGGCGGGCAGGGGATTACACGAGAAAGATTGAAGAATGGATGGAGCTCCAGAAGAGAATGAGGATATATGAACTGGGATCATTGCCGCCATTCTTGCTGGTTTTCGCCGGAAAAATAGCGCCTGTGGATCACAGGTGGAATCAACACGGCCTCGGCGGAGACAACTTCCGCGGGCTCTGCCGGGATCTGCATCCGGGTCCAGTCAGTTTGCTGCATTGGAGTGGGAAAGGGAAGCCATGGGCAAGGCTTGATGCTAACAGGCCATGCCCATTGGACGCACTTTGGGCGCCTTACGATCTGTTGAAACCTCCGTTTTCATTTGATTCATTGAAACTTTTGACAGATCataaaaattccaaaaaaaaatattattatttgtag